DNA sequence from the Arthrobacter crystallopoietes genome:
GCTCGGCAGCGACGACGGGCAGGACGTGGAGCGGGTGCGGGCCGTGCGGGCCGCTATCGGTCACGACTTGGCCATCCGGGTGGACGCGAACCAGGGGTGGGGCGATCCGGCCACGGCCCGCACAATGATCCGGGCCCTTGAGCCGTTCGGCATCGATTGGATAGAGCAGCCAATCCTCGCGGACGACATCCACGGCTTCCGCCTGCTTCGCCAGGACACGAGCGCCCGGCTGATGGCCGACGAATCCGTAGTGGATGCCGGCGACCTTGCACGGTTTGTCCGTGACCGCTCGGTGGACATGGTCAACCTGAAGCTCATGAAGAGCGGCGGCATCACGCCCTGCCACCGTATGGCGACGCAGGCTGAACTCGGCGGACTCAAAGTGCAGATCGGCTCCATGCTCGAGACTAGCGTCGCTTCCGCAGCAGGGTTCCATCTGGCCCTTAGCCATCCCAACATCGTTTCCACTGAACTGTCCGGGCCGATGAAGTTCGCGAAGGAACCGGGGGACTTGCAGTACGTTCTGCCCGACGTCCAGATCACCGAACGGCCTGGTCTCGGCGTCGACGTGGACACCGACATCCTTGCCGAACTCACGGTCAGCGAGTGCGAAGTTCTGGCGTGACGGTTGGCGCTGGTTCTCAATAAGCAGACCGAGCGAAACGGCGGGTGGAAGCGCAACGCCACCACTCGCCGTCGTCGTTTTCTTCCAAAGTGCAGCAGCCGTGGGCTGGACCTAGCTAACGTCGTAGCGCAGGGTCACGGTGGCCAGCTTGCAGGCGTCCTGATTGACGGATTTGTTGTTGAAGCCGATTTTTGCCCCGGTGAATACCGTTGACTCTCCTGGTGCCAGTGTGCGGCCAACTGGCATCCGTACATCGGTCAGGATGTAGTCGCTGAGGTCGCACGCTCCGGGTGCTGCTTCAGGGGCCATGGCCAAGGAGCTGGCCCTGACCGTAACTGCAGCGATGTACCTGGTTTCCGTGCTGTTGTTGGTGACGGTCCCGGTGATGAGTGCGGGATCAGCTCCGGGGGCAACGCCGTTGATAGTCGAGATCTGCACCGCTGTGACTTCCTTGTTCGGCCCGATCACGACCGGGCCTTGGATCTCCTGGCTGCAGTCCGGTACAGCTTGGGCGGCTGAAACGCCGGCGCCGGAGCCCCCGGCAAAGAGCAGTAACAGCAGCAGGACAGCGACGCCTCCCCGTCTGGTGCCTCGTCGGCGGGCCGCGGCAACCAGCAACAGGCCGGCAGCTACGAAGGCGACTGCTAGTGCTATCAGCGCCGTTATAGGCAGGCCGGTGGCGGCGAGCTGGTCACAGTTCATCGGAGGGCCTTTCTGCTGCGCGGATTGGTCAGTTGGCGTTGAAGGGATTGCTGGTCACGTCTGCAAAACCTGGTGTTGAGGCTATGAGGACGTGGGATGCAGTAGCTTGTCCTGCGATATACAGATCGCTGAAGGTAGCGATGCCATTGACGGCAGTGATGGTTAGGGACCCCTTCAGGTCTCCGGGCGAAGCGCCCTTCCTCATCGTTACCTGCACCGTTCCTGTCGTTTGATTCCCGAAACCGTCCACGATCAGAACGGTGACAGCAGGCGCAATGACCTGGCCTCCCCTCACCGTGCTGGGCGGCTGCTGACCGAACATCAGTCTGGCTGCCGGGGCTGCCGTGACGGTGGCGGTCTGGGTGGCGCTGGTCAGGCCGTTGGCGCTGACGGTGAGGGTCGGGGTGCCGGCTTTGGTGTCGCCGTAATAGAAGGAGGCGGTGGAGGAACCGGCCGGGATCATCACGTTTGTGGTGGATGTGCCACCGGCGGTGGCGGAGAAGACTTTGCTTCCGGTGGAGTTCGACGACAGGGCCAATGTGGTGGCGCCGGCGGTCACGGGATTGCCGAACGTGTCCTGACGCTGCACTGTTGCCGGGCCCAGGGTTGCCGTTGCGGAAGCGGCTCCGGAGACCGGGGCAGAGGTGAAGACCACCTTGGATGCGGCAGCGGCATTGATAGTGGCGGTCTGAGTGGCGCTGGTGAGGCCGCTGGCACTGACGGTGAGAGTCGGCGTGCCGGCTTTGGTGTCGCCGTAGTAGAAGGACGCGGTGGAGGAACCGGCCGGAATCGTCACGCTTGTTGTGGTCGAGCCGCCGGCGGTGGCAGAGAAGACCTTGCCTCCGGCGGAGTTCGACGTCAGGGCCAATGTGGTGGCGCCGGCGGTGACGGGATTGCCGAACGTGTCCTGACGCTGCACTGTTGCCGGGCCTAGATTTGCCGTTGCGGAAGCGGCTCCGGAGACTGGGGCAGACGTGAAGACCATTCTGGAGGCGGCGGCGGCGCTGACGGTGGCGGTTTGGATGGCGCTTGTCAGGCCGCTGGCGCTGATGGTGAGGGTCGGGGTGCCGGCTTTGGTGTCGCCGTAGTAGAAGGACGCGGTGGAGGAACCGGCCGGAATCGTTAGACTCGTGGTGGGCGTGCCGCTGGCGGTGGCAGAGAAGACCTTGGTTCCGGTGGAGTTCGACGACAGGGCCACGACGGTACCGCCGGCCGGCGCAGGTGCTGAATTTCCTGATGCGTCCTGCAACTGCAGCGTCACCTGCCCCAGAGACGCTGTTGCGGATGCGGGACCTGAAACAGGCGGCGTGGTGATTACCAGCCTGGAAGCCGGCAACGGGGCGTTGACGGTGAAAGGGCTGCTCGTTGCATCCAACAGTCCCGAACTGGTAGCCGTCAGCGTGAAGCCGAGGCCTGCCTTATCAATGGACAAGTCGTTAAAGACGGCTACCCCTTGGGCATTGGTCAAGGCAGTCAGCGTTCCTGAGAGTCTGGCACCGTTGAGGTTCAGTCCGCTCAAGGAAACGGTGATGGGAACACCGGCAGCCTCGACAGTGGTGCCCAGCACCGACTGCAGGCTCACCGCGACGGCCGGGCTAATCGGGGCGCCGGCCGTAGCGCCACTGGGCGAGGTGGTGAAAGCCAGTTTGTTCGCCGCAACGACGGTAACGGCACCGCTGGGTACGCTGGCAGCAGTCCAGGACTTGTAGACCGCTGTCACGGTGTAGGTAAAGGTGCCCGCCGCCACGGCGGTGTCAGTGCAGGAAGTGCCCGTGACCAGAACAGTCGAACTGGTTCCGCAGGCAGGCACGGCCATCCCGTTGCTGCTGGAGCGCGTGATGTAGTAACCCTCTGGGTTCGGAGTACCCGAAGATGCCGTCCAGTTGACCGGGATAGTGGAAGCGCCGATCAGGGAAACTGTCACGGCAGTCGGTGCCGACAGCGTTCCGGTCGACACCTCCGCGGTCACGGATCCAGTCGCCGTCCAGTAGGCCGAGGCTGGCCCCGCACCCAGAACAACCGCAAGGAACCAGACAGCGACGACGATCGCGCTGGATCGTAACAGGCGCCTCAAAGGCAGCGCACTGGCCCGGACCCCGGGAGGGGATTCGGGCGCGGCGGGCTGGCTGGGCACGAGCATCTCGACCTTCCGGACTCATTCCTAGAAACACGGCTCCCGACCCGCGACATGAAGGTCAAGCGGGCCGGGAGGTACAGGCTGCTATCGGCTAACTGGCGGAGAAGTGCAGCGGCACAGCCAGGCCCTTGCAAGCATCCTGGTTCGTGGCTAGGTTGTTCATCTTGATCGTGACGGTGCCTGTGACCTTACCGCCGTTGGGTGCGACGTCGCCAGCGGTGAACACGGCATCGCTAACAAAGTAGTCCTTATAGGAGCATCCGCCGGCATCCGTCCACAGGATCCCGTCCTCGTCCGCGACTGTCACGATAACGTTTTGCAGACGCTGCACGCCGGTGCTGGGGTTGGTGACCTCGAATTCGACTACCTGGCTGGGTCCACCCGGCGTAAGTGGCCCGCCGGTCGCCGTCGTGCTGGTGACGGTAAAAGGCACAGTGGTTCCGGTCGTTGCGCTGCCGGTGCCTGAGCCCGTCGAGGTCCAGTAGGCGAAGGCCGCGCCGCCGCCGATGGCGACGAGGGCTGCAGTCGTGATGGCTACACGCTTTTTGTGTGCGGTGAACTTCTTCATGATGTGCCCCTTAGTTAGTGAGTCGAGAAGCTGATCTGCTCTGGATTCACTTTCGTGGGTTAACCTCAAGAAGAACCGCTGCTCAGGCGCATGTACCTGAAAAAATGCCTCAAAATTCGCCCAAGATCTGCTCAAGTCTTGACACACACTGCGTCCGCGTCCTAGTTGGCGCTTGTTCGATAAGCAGGCCAAGCGGAACGGCGGGTGGCTGCGTGAAAAAACGCAACCACCCGCCGTCGTTGTTCTCGAAAGTCCGCGCTCCGGGAGTCAGGAGACGCGGGCCAGGAAGCTGCGGGTCCGCTCGTGCTGTGGGTGGAGCAGGACATCGTCCGGAGCGCCCTGCTCCACAATGACGCCGTTGTCCATGAAGGCGACCACGTCCGCTACTTCGCGGGCGAAGCCCATCTCGTGGGTGACCACGATCATCGTCATGCCCGAACGCGCCAGCTTCTTCATGACCTCCAGCACCTCGCCGACCAGTTCCGGGTCTAGGGCGGACGTGGGTTCGTCGAAGAGCATTACGTCCGGATCCATGGACAGGGCCCGGGCGATGGCCACGCGCTGCTGCTGACCGCCGGAGAGCTGGGACGGGTAGTTACCGATCTTGTCGGCTAGGCCAACCTTGCCCAGCAGACCGCGTGCCTTGGCCTCCGCTTCGGCCCGTGGCGCCTTGAGCAGCTTCAACGGGCCGTGCATGACGTTCTCCAGGGCAGTCATGTGGCCGAAGAGGTTGAAGTTCTGGAAGACCATGCCGATCTTCGACCGGCGCTTGTTGATCTCGCTTTGGCGGGCTTCCATCAACTGGTCGCCCTTGACGTCGTAACCGATCATCCGCCCGTCCACCAGAATGGCGCCGGCAGTGGTCATCTCCAGATGGTTTACGCAGCGCAGCAGGGTTGATTTGCCGGAACCGGACGGGCCGATCAAGCAGACCACCTGCTGTGGCTGGACGGTGAGGTTGATGCCTTTGAGTACTTCCACGTCGCCGAAACTCTTATGGACGTTGAGGAATTCGACGGTTGCCATCAGCGGGCCGCCTTTCCGGCAATGAGGAAGTTGCCTTTGGAATAGCGCTTTTCCAGTTTGCCCTGGAAGTACGTCAGGATGGTGGTGAGGACGATGTACCAGATGCTGGCGACGATCAGCAGCGGGATCTGGCGCAGGTTCTGGGCGTAGATCTGCTGGGTGTTGTAGAGCAGGTCTCCCACCCCGATGACTATGACTAGCGAGGTGGTTTTCAGCATGGAGATCACGTTGTTGCCCACCGGCGGAATGATGACCTTCATGGCCTGCGGGATCACTACGTGCCACAGCGTGGACATCTTGCTGAAGCCCATGGCCCGGCTGGCTTCGGTCTGGCCGTGCGGCACGCTGAGCAGGCCGGCGCGGACGATTTCGGCCATGTAAGCGCCCTCGTTCAGGCCGAGGCCGAGGATGGCCGCGGTCATGAGGGAAATGACGTCATTCGTGTTCCACTCGACGAAGTTCGGTCCGATGAAGGGGATGCCGATCCCGATCTTCGGGAAGAGCGCCGCGGCGAAGCCCCAAAACAGCAGCTGCACCAACAACGGGGTCCCGCGGAAGAACCACACGTACGCTCCCGCGACACCGGCTAAGAGCCAGTTGTCGCTCATCCGCATGACCGCGACGATCAGGCCGACAACAAATCCGATGACCATGGCGATGAAGGTCAACTGCAGCGTGGTCAGCAGGCCGCCGAGAATCCGCGTGTCGAAGAAGTAGCGGGCCACCACGTCCCAGCCGAAGCCCGGGTTGGTAACCAGGGTGATGCCCGCGATGAGGATGCAGAACGCGACGGCGATGATCGCAACCACCTGCCCGGGCCGCTTGCGCCTCAGCACCGGCCTGCCGGCTAGTGCGAGGAAGTCGATGTCCGCGCTTGACGGCCCGGATGTCGGGACGGGCTTGCTCGTTCGTTCCATGGTCATGATGTCTGGGCCTGGCCTTCCTGGTTTGTCCGGCTCACTTGGCAGGGTTGATCTCGGACGCTTCAACTGCCGTGTTGCCCAGGCTCCAGGCCTCCATGATCTCCGTATAGGTGCCGTCGGCGATCAACGAATCGATGGCGGCCTTGAACGCATCCGCAAGCTCCTTGTCCTTCTGGTTCACGACGACACCGGCCAGCGACGGCTCGACGAGGATGTCCTCGACGGCAGCGAAGACGTCGGGCTGCAGCTGCGAGTAGTAGGCGATCAGCGCGCCATCGGCCGCCATCGCTGCGGCCCGGCCGGTTGCCACG
Encoded proteins:
- a CDS encoding mandelate racemase/muconate lactonizing enzyme family protein; amino-acid sequence: MKISRATIALIDVPLLEPFVVSYATYDSMPSIILTLETDDGLVGYGESVPDGHITGETPTGTVEALKTELIPAILGMDPRDITAIHQRLDQSLKGCGAAKAAVDIACWDLAGKAAGRPIYALLGGRRPEQPNIARVMSILEPEVLAEQAVQARNEGYRHLKMKLGSDDGQDVERVRAVRAAIGHDLAIRVDANQGWGDPATARTMIRALEPFGIDWIEQPILADDIHGFRLLRQDTSARLMADESVVDAGDLARFVRDRSVDMVNLKLMKSGGITPCHRMATQAELGGLKVQIGSMLETSVASAAGFHLALSHPNIVSTELSGPMKFAKEPGDLQYVLPDVQITERPGLGVDVDTDILAELTVSECEVLA
- a CDS encoding beta strand repeat-containing protein, with amino-acid sequence MTAEVSTGTLSAPTAVTVSLIGASTIPVNWTASSGTPNPEGYYITRSSSNGMAVPACGTSSTVLVTGTSCTDTAVAAGTFTYTVTAVYKSWTAASVPSGAVTVVAANKLAFTTSPSGATAGAPISPAVAVSLQSVLGTTVEAAGVPITVSLSGLNLNGARLSGTLTALTNAQGVAVFNDLSIDKAGLGFTLTATSSGLLDATSSPFTVNAPLPASRLVITTPPVSGPASATASLGQVTLQLQDASGNSAPAPAGGTVVALSSNSTGTKVFSATASGTPTTSLTIPAGSSTASFYYGDTKAGTPTLTISASGLTSAIQTATVSAAAASRMVFTSAPVSGAASATANLGPATVQRQDTFGNPVTAGATTLALTSNSAGGKVFSATAGGSTTTSVTIPAGSSTASFYYGDTKAGTPTLTVSASGLTSATQTATINAAAASKVVFTSAPVSGAASATATLGPATVQRQDTFGNPVTAGATTLALSSNSTGSKVFSATAGGTSTTNVMIPAGSSTASFYYGDTKAGTPTLTVSANGLTSATQTATVTAAPAARLMFGQQPPSTVRGGQVIAPAVTVLIVDGFGNQTTGTVQVTMRKGASPGDLKGSLTITAVNGIATFSDLYIAGQATASHVLIASTPGFADVTSNPFNAN
- a CDS encoding amino acid ABC transporter permease; this encodes MERTSKPVPTSGPSSADIDFLALAGRPVLRRKRPGQVVAIIAVAFCILIAGITLVTNPGFGWDVVARYFFDTRILGGLLTTLQLTFIAMVIGFVVGLIVAVMRMSDNWLLAGVAGAYVWFFRGTPLLVQLLFWGFAAALFPKIGIGIPFIGPNFVEWNTNDVISLMTAAILGLGLNEGAYMAEIVRAGLLSVPHGQTEASRAMGFSKMSTLWHVVIPQAMKVIIPPVGNNVISMLKTTSLVIVIGVGDLLYNTQQIYAQNLRQIPLLIVASIWYIVLTTILTYFQGKLEKRYSKGNFLIAGKAAR